The Enterobacter asburiae genome window below encodes:
- a CDS encoding alpha-glucoside-specific PTS transporter subunit IIBC → MLSQIQRFGGAMFTPVLLFPFAGIVVGIAIMLRNPLFVGEALTAPDHLFAQIVHIIEEGGWAVFRNMPLIFAVGLPIGLAKQAQGRACLAVLISFLTWNYFINAMGMTWGHFFGVDFSAEPTAGSGLAMIAGIKTLDTSIIGAIVISGIVTAIHNRYFDKPLPVFLGIFQGSSFVVILAFFVMIPCAWLTLLGWPKVQMGIESLQAFLRSAGALGVWVYTFLERILIPTGLHHFVYGPFIFGPAAVEGGIQVYWAQHLQEFSQSTLPLKTLFPEGGFALHGNSKVFGSVGIAFAIWYTASPENRVKVAGLLVPATLTAVLVGITEPLEFTFLFISPLLFAVHAVLAATMATVMYAFGVVGNMGGGLLDQFLPQNWIPMFHNHASTVFTQIGIGVCFTGIYFVVFKTLIERLNLKTPGREESEIKLYSKADYKAARGQTTAPAAASQQVGQAAGFLQALGGAANIESINNCATRLRIALVDMAKTQSDDVFKALGAHGVVRRGNGIQVIVGLHVPQVRDQLESLMKTPLSNEQTTLTEAIS, encoded by the coding sequence ATGCTCAGTCAAATACAACGTTTTGGCGGTGCCATGTTTACCCCGGTGTTGCTGTTTCCGTTCGCCGGGATTGTGGTGGGAATCGCCATCATGCTTCGCAACCCGCTGTTTGTCGGCGAAGCCTTAACCGCTCCCGATCATCTTTTCGCGCAGATTGTTCACATCATTGAAGAGGGCGGCTGGGCAGTGTTTCGCAATATGCCGCTGATTTTTGCCGTCGGCCTGCCGATTGGCCTGGCGAAGCAGGCGCAGGGCCGTGCCTGTCTGGCGGTGCTGATTAGCTTCCTGACCTGGAACTACTTCATTAACGCGATGGGGATGACCTGGGGCCACTTCTTCGGCGTCGACTTCTCCGCAGAACCGACGGCGGGTAGCGGGCTGGCGATGATTGCCGGCATCAAAACGCTCGATACCAGCATCATCGGTGCCATTGTGATCTCAGGCATCGTCACCGCCATCCACAACCGCTACTTCGACAAGCCGCTGCCGGTCTTTCTGGGGATTTTCCAGGGCAGCTCCTTTGTCGTTATCCTCGCGTTTTTCGTCATGATCCCCTGCGCCTGGCTGACGCTGCTGGGCTGGCCGAAAGTGCAGATGGGCATTGAGTCCCTGCAGGCGTTCCTGCGCTCTGCCGGAGCGCTGGGCGTGTGGGTGTATACCTTCCTGGAACGCATTCTGATCCCAACCGGATTGCACCACTTCGTCTACGGTCCGTTCATCTTCGGCCCGGCGGCGGTGGAAGGCGGTATTCAGGTCTACTGGGCGCAGCACCTGCAGGAATTCAGCCAGAGCACCCTGCCGCTGAAAACCCTCTTCCCGGAAGGCGGATTCGCGCTGCACGGCAACTCTAAAGTGTTTGGCTCGGTCGGGATTGCGTTCGCTATCTGGTACACCGCGTCGCCGGAAAACCGCGTCAAGGTGGCGGGGCTGCTGGTGCCGGCCACGCTCACCGCCGTGCTGGTGGGCATCACTGAACCGCTTGAGTTCACCTTCCTGTTTATCTCGCCGCTGTTGTTTGCCGTGCACGCCGTGCTGGCGGCCACCATGGCAACGGTGATGTACGCCTTCGGCGTAGTAGGGAACATGGGCGGCGGCCTGCTGGACCAGTTCCTGCCGCAAAACTGGATCCCAATGTTCCATAACCACGCCTCGACGGTATTCACCCAGATCGGCATCGGCGTCTGCTTCACCGGGATTTACTTCGTGGTCTTCAAAACGCTGATCGAACGTCTGAACCTGAAAACGCCGGGCCGGGAAGAGAGCGAAATCAAACTCTACAGCAAGGCCGACTATAAGGCGGCGCGCGGGCAAACCACCGCCCCGGCAGCGGCCAGCCAGCAGGTAGGGCAGGCCGCCGGATTCCTGCAGGCGCTCGGCGGCGCGGCCAACATCGAAAGCATCAACAACTGCGCCACCCGCTTGCGCATTGCGCTGGTGGATATGGCGAAAACCCAAAGCGATGACGTCTTCAAAGCCCTCGGCGCCCACGGCGTGGTGCGACGCGGCAACGGCATTCAGGTGATTGTCGGCCTGCACGTTCCTCAGGTGCGCGACCAGCTGGAATCGCTGATGAAAACCCCTTTATCAAATGAACAAACCACCCTGACAGAGGCTATATCATGA
- a CDS encoding GntR family transcriptional regulator → MIYKSIADRLRLRLNSSDYNIGSPLPGEKALAQEFGVARMTIRKALDLLVSWGLVERRHGSGTFVSRKDVHHETTNLTGLVEVLRQQGKEVQSKVLQFEVMPAPPAIASQLRIQVDERIYFSRRVRYVDGKPLMLEDSFMPVKLFRNLSLAHLEGSKFDYIEKECGITISGNYESLTPVLADKTLAGYMNLPEQTPLLRITSLSYSDSGEFLNYSVMFRNTSDYQVDYHLRRIHPDDLLAHPPEQHRQ, encoded by the coding sequence GTGATCTACAAATCTATCGCCGACAGATTGCGGCTGCGGCTGAATTCGTCGGACTACAACATCGGCAGCCCGCTGCCCGGCGAAAAAGCGCTGGCACAGGAGTTCGGCGTGGCGCGAATGACCATCCGCAAGGCGCTGGACCTGCTGGTGAGCTGGGGGCTGGTTGAGCGGCGGCACGGCAGCGGAACTTTTGTCTCACGCAAAGACGTTCACCACGAAACCACCAACCTGACCGGGCTGGTGGAGGTGCTGCGTCAGCAGGGAAAAGAGGTGCAGAGTAAGGTCTTACAGTTCGAAGTGATGCCCGCCCCACCCGCCATCGCCAGCCAGCTGCGGATCCAGGTGGATGAGCGGATCTACTTTTCACGACGGGTGCGCTACGTGGACGGGAAACCGCTGATGCTCGAGGACAGCTTTATGCCGGTGAAGTTGTTCCGCAACCTGTCGCTGGCGCATCTTGAGGGGTCTAAGTTTGATTACATCGAGAAGGAGTGCGGGATCACCATCAGCGGCAACTACGAGAGCCTGACGCCGGTGCTGGCAGATAAAACGCTGGCCGGTTATATGAACCTGCCGGAACAGACGCCGCTGCTGCGCATTACGTCTCTTTCCTACAGCGACAGCGGCGAGTTCCTCAATTATTCCGTGATGTTCCGAAATACCAGCGATTACCAGGTGGACTACCATCTGCGGCGCATCCACCCGGACGACCTGTTAGCTCATCCCCCAGAACAGCACCGCCAGTAG